GCCCAGTTAacttagctaagttagctagctaactagcagTGGTCGCTAACGATACTTTACCACTGGGATTGTGAATGCATGcgtttgtaaaaaataaaatgaatgcgtTTCTTCGGGAGAGAAGTTCCTACGTGCGCTGGTTATATAACGTTAACACTGTAAACCGCTTCCATCAGAAAGAATGCACATTTAACTGTAACGTTACCTATTCTCCGGTACGAAGtattcacaaacacaatttatttaaaCGCGGTAGCCTAGCTAGCGACATGTTTAACTCGAGTTCTAGTCCCGTTTCCCCAGGTAACCGGGAAACACAATTGTCGCGAGAACACCGCTCTGCACACGGGACTGATCATCAGCGGTCAATCAAGTATGAGAACCCTCGAGACTCTTCATAATCACTAAACGattaacatttgcattttaaaaggtATACAAAGTACAACATTTCCACGTGTTTTATAAGCAAAATTCTACTTAATATGTCCAACAATATGTCTTAATACTTGCTGTACGAACCACGCGAAATACTGAGGTCTTTCGAAAACTATTTTttatgccattttgttttttttgtgtaattaatAATTAGTGTGAAATCATGTCgtgtaggcggcacggatggtgcagtgggtagcactgccgcctcacagcaaggaggtcctgggttcgaatcccggtcggccggggcctctctgtgcggagtttgcatgttctccctgtgtctgcgtgggtttcctccgggtactccggtttcctcccacagtccaaagacatgcacgttaggctgattggagagtctaaattgcccgtaggtatgagtgtatgagtgtatgagtatgtgagtgaatggtgtgtgtgccctgtgatggactggcgacctgtccagggtgtattcctgcctttcgcccaatgtatgctgggataggctccagccccctgcgaccctgatcaggataagcgggttcagataatggatggatggatggatcatgtCGTGTAGTAAATGGTTGCACTGCAGATGAGAAGCTTGCTGCTTTTTTAAAGTAATGGGATTATAGGAGTTCAAGTTTGATAAGAAGTACATAAGTATACTTGTACAAACCTTTAACTGTTTTGTCCCCAGTAGAATGAGTCTGGTGTGCTGGGTGGTTTTAACTTTGATAGCAAGATTGGTGGCGCCTGTGGGGAACCCTATATGAAGGCTTCTGAGGGAGGAACTCGAGAGAACAGTGTTCCATGCTACCCATGTTGCTTTTGttaataaaatctttttttatgttttcccattttgtgtTGTGACAAGCCAAGGGGGCTGGTTGTAACAAAACATAATTCTTTATTTCATAATCAACTGTTAATAATGACATTTAACAATatatattacatgacattattgtaatttggctgacgcttttatccaaagtgacgtacagttgattagactaagcgggagacaatcctcccctggagcaatgcagggttaagggtcttgctcaagggcccaacgggctacaccggggatatTGTTTCccacaatataaaaatgtcttcatttaaaaaatacatgtatcatcttggactgcatttatatagagcttaAATCCAAAGCTCTTTACAAttatgcctctcattcacccaatcatatacacactcacacacctacggcgataggctgccatgcaaggcaccgaccagcttgtagggagcaattgggggtgaggtgtcaAGGTCAGGGACATTTTGACACAACCAGGGTGAACCAACATCCTTCCGGCGGTCAGACGGCCACTTGCCTTATTCTCTCTAgagcagccatcatcaaatctggaccacAAATCCAACCCCAGCCTTGGTTCTtccctcccaggtaattagctgaacaattagttctaccgattggccagactgtcttcacacctgactcccaggaaaagggagggtggaaaaccagcagtccttGGACCCAGAGGGCCATGATTTGATGATATAAGGAAAGTGACCACAAGGGGGAAACAGATGCTGCTCACACAAACCATCCTGTAAGGCCCTGCTCCTCAAAGCACAGTTCTTAAGGGCCACCCAACACCCTGGGGAGTCAGGTATgatgacagtctggccaatcagtagcagtaattattcagttaattacctgggagaaaagaaaaccaggcccAGATTTGAGCATCCTTCCTTTAAACTCACAAGGGGCCATTAGCTTAAGTTAAGAACATCTTACTTGTGTTTAACTTGCACatcattgtacgttgctctggataagagcgtctgctaaatgccatgtaatgtaatgtaatgtaatgtaatgtcacatcATCCTGTGCCGATACAGTTTCCTGAGAAACTGGCAATATATGCATGGTTTTAAAATGGAGCAGAATCAAATCAGACAGAGATAAAACACatcaatacaaaataatttaccCAAGTAAAGAGAAAAGACCATTCATTTTGTAGTAAATGAGCATATTTCCATGGTAATATTTCTAAAAcatacaagctttgcacacagAGCTCCTTCTGTAGATGTGTGGctatacacgcacatgcacacacacacacaattaactcatacactcatacatatagTGTTGCACCACCGTgccacacttcctgtaaccttctgtatttttccccccaattttagtCCACTGTATTCCACTTGGTTTAGACAGCTCTCAAAACTGTCACTCCTTGGTTCACTCCTTGAGgatcagtaaaatctttaggatacacttgcagtctgcagctgtaactGCTGTGTATACAAATGGTCAGATCAACATACGATTATGAGCCAATTcggtaattaagagcagaagttagcACAacatcctgaaacagatcagcccttgttgtgcactcTACATAAATATACCACAATCTTTAAACCAGAGCTGCCCAACTGGagctgttcctggaggtctaacgtcctgtatgttttcattttaatcctaatttggcacaatttATTCAGCAAATTAGCATCTGAGCAAGATCTATTGCTGTTTAATGGgttgtgctttgtcagggttggagtaaaaacctacagcaggatttgggcaactccagtcctggagggccggtgtgtatgcaggattaactccagtcctggagggctggtgtgtatgcaggattatagcaggattggcaactccagtcctggagggccggtgtgtatgcaggattaaccccagtcctggagggccggtgtgtgtgcaggattaaccccagtcctggagggccggtgtgtgtgcaggattaatccagtcctggagggccggtgtgtgtgcaggattaatccagtcctggagggccggtgtgtgtgcaggattaattacagtcctggagggccggtgtgtatgcaggattaattccagtcctggagggccggtgtgtacgCAGGATTAattccagtgctggagggctggagtgtatgcaggattttgctgccaccagttaccttggctcaatcagctaatgaCCGACTCACTCATAAATTAGGCCACAATAATATACTACACGATAAGAAAAtgtatcagctgctgtttatgtcacggaatgtggctaaaaatgtcagatcatgtaaatgattgggctagtTCAATAATTAAgggcagaagttggtctgaaatccagacaGGGATACTGCCTGTCTGGCCCATCCCTGGCCTACAGGACCATCTTCAGGACCATGATCAGGCAGCCTGCTTTAAATGCAGGCATGGCAATACTAATTTAGTGACAGATAAAGAAAATTCCAGACATGATGGGGGAAAACACAGGTGACATTCATTAAGCATGAACAATCTAATTTCATGAATAAGTCAATAACTATAGATATCATGCAGACATTAGTAGACAATATGATTGCACCATTTTATTGCGAGCTTGTCCCAAAGTCGCTCATTTGCGGAGATACATTTAGCTGAAGTGCTGTGTAAGCATTTATGGAATTTGTTCAAGTTCCGTTTTTGGAAACAAGCCCAAACCTGAAGCTTGGAAGATACACTCAACTGACTCCATCGTACTctacaatatgaaaataatttctgAGAAACTATTATAATACAACTAGCTTCACAGACACTCTAGTCTGGGGAAATATATACTGTTTATTTATCACACAATTAAAAACggcagaaagaaaataattaacaaGACATTTGTAATGTATCACTGGGTACATTTAAATTCCACATTACTACACGCTACTATTTctacagaaaatatattttgcccttaattgtatatttttacatacatttaatcCTTAGTTATCCAGGTAGTGTAGGTCAAACTGGACaactaaaattatattttgccGTAAGCACTCTTTTGTACTGTGTGCAAAATGCATGTCGATATGTCTCACCATTCTTTACGTTGTCGCATTCGCTTAGGCCTACTGCACGCATCAACTAAATAATTCAAGTGTTTTCCTGTCTTGCGCTTTCATTTACAACTGCAGTCTGGCGCAGGAAGTTTAGCAGTTTCAAATTTGCCAGATCAAATTCACCACAACCCTCAATCTGCAACAACACACGTCTTCCTAGCCCTAAGAAGCATACGTTTTCTCCGCCGGAGGAATGTTTCATTCAATATACTACGGAAAAATTAGCAGAGAGGAGACCGAGAGACTATTGGAAAAGTATGGCATGGAAGGGAGCTTTCTCGCACGCGACAGCGAGAGTGTTCCTGGAGCCTTCTGTCTCTGCGTGCGGTAAGTAGCCCCCAGCGCCTGGCTCTTAAACACGTTGAATGCTCGCTCACAACGCAAAGCAAATGTTTAAATAACGTGGCACTCAATCAGAGCTGTGTCAATGAACCACAACCCTCATATGACAAAGTTTGAACATTGCTCTTACTTTTAATCCAATTATATTGGATTTAAAACGTTCCTTGACAAGGGCGTAGTCATAAACTCTCGTGATAATACAGCACAACAGGCTCGTCTGTGTTCTACAAGTAAAATTATTCAGGCCttttaaaaaggagaaatacAATGTAGTTTCACGTGTCTATGTGCTTCAGTTTAAAATGTTAATCGAATCTTCATCTGAATGAATCCAGTTtacttttgcattttaaaaacatatataaagtAGGCTATGTATGatttaacgttttttttttcagaacgaACGTTTTTAGGTTATTGTACAGCAGAGTGTGATACAAGGCCATGCGAATTGTCGAATCAACTCATTGTTTTTCAAATGGGCTTTACATTTAGTGGTGCTCTTTCATTAAAAGTGCACCGGAGACGTTTCTGCAAACCATCCATCACCCTGATCCCTGGATAAAACGCTGAATATTCCGTCTTTCTATGAATAAATGATTTTATTCGCTTCTATAATctatagtgtgtctgtgtaaaggAAGCTGAACCAAAGGTCATAAAggagtgaaaacattttattatcaaCATTTAAAATCGTATTCATGCCCCCACTTCCTCACCTCGGAATACACAGGAATAAGCTACAGCGAGAGGTGAAATAAGGAAGCGATTCTGTCAGGACGGCAAATGAGAAAAGGTGATCTTTTGTTTAACAAAAAGATGAAATGGCAAAACGAAGACGATGGAGAAAAAACTGCCTTTTTGTGCCATCTAGTAGCCAAATGTATACcctattaaaatgtaaaaataacaaacaagccCACCCACTAAACAAGCCAAGAAATAATATCAAAAGAGAGATTTTACAACtgccacacacattcacagtcaTTACAGTGTATGGGAAATATACATTCTTGCATCAGTATTGAAAACCAAATCATATTTCTGatcatatttctttttattttaatgttagtGTTCTACATTTTACAGATCAATATAACATTtgtacaatacattttcaaGTTTTCTTTTAACACCTCAaaatgcaattatatgttgcaagagacagaaaacaaacatgttCCAAATAATGTGTCTTAACTTTCCGGTGCTGTTCCGACAAAGGAGGGCTTCATTCGTTCATACGTACAGGATTTACTGGTGTGCAGAGGGCTGGAGCATTAAGGTGAGTTTGGTTTACATTTACGGATTAAGATGCCACTGTTTTAAGCAGTGCCGACTCCAGATATGAGCAGTACGTGAAAGTCAAAGAACAGCATATGCTTTTCTTTCCAAGCCTTCAGTAAAAGTGATGGCACACAATACTTTCATTCAACTTTCAGTCTGAGTTGTACATATCTGGGGCTCGGATAAAATGGTCCTTGGGGGCATTTGTTCCATGCCATTGGTTTACAATTTACCCGAACATAGATTACTTCTAATATTGAAACAATGAAAGtcaccttttaaaaatatgtgtttAGAATGTTTTGAACTTTTAAAGATTGTTTTTCCTGTTGTAGAAATGAAAAACGTTGCATTATTTTAGTtgaaatttgtttgtttttttgcaatgcatgagaaaattataaatattatggctgccattttgtcaaTCATATTGGGAAAGAAACACTCATCAAGTAACTAGTTCTCTCTTTTTTTGActtgagatttaaaaaacaatatttcacCGTGGACATACTCCTCTTTGATTGAGTATAATAAGGTGAAATTCTAGAACTGGTAAATCAAATTGCAAGAGCAGCCAGTTGTGCCATACAagcacaaataaatgcatatgcacATGAAATGCAGACTCAAGAGCGAATGCCCACACTGATGCAAATGACAGAAAGTTAAAGTATAAATAAAAACTGACAGAACCACTGAGACCACTGTACACTCAGTTTCGTCCTCAACCTCTCATCGATCCGAGTATGAATGAGAACCCGTTAATCTAGATCTGATTCAGAGTCCTCTCTGTTCTGATCATCGCCGCGCTGAAGACCTCCCCCGAAGTGAAGATGCAGAGCTTCGAGACGCTGGACAAGCTCATCGACTGCTGCAGAAGGGGCGCctcagacaaaatggccgccctgctGCACCCTCTGGACCGGAGGGCACTGCCACAGGCTGGTCCAAATAAAGGTACGCTGCTGTTCTCTATGGGAGCAGTGTGATTACAATGCACTGTACAGTGATTTTTGCCCATGAATGATGATTTTCAAGTCCTTAAATAAATTATGGTCCTGTCTGCCTGCAGAATGAACCACTTTTGTCATTCGTTTTATGAGGTAAAAAATATCTCCCTGTAGCATTCGGGCCAAGCTTGGTTTTATGATAAAACAGATATGTCTTTGTATTGAGAGAGTCATTAATAAGATCATTTTCCCCAACCAACATAACAAAAAACCTGACACATGAGGAATGGAACATTTAGAGATCTGGGATGCAATCAGACATGCTAGAACACAGACTGATTCAAAATTTTAATCAGTAACAGACGCATTGACAAGGTACaggaaatattttatatttataatgaattataattataattcctGCACAAAACTCTACAGAGCATATTGTATAGTAGCTTTCTTTATTGGTGTAGCAGAAGATATTTTGAAGGGTCCGATCAGTCTAAAATACAGAACAGCAAGCTCAAGTGCTGAAGTGCTGTGCTTGGCTGTGTATATTAAGACTTATTAAGCACAGGAAATCCATTAGAACTACACGTTGTCAAAGTGTTTGGCAGAAATAGTAAACTTTCTGCATATGATGGAATTATTGATGGTTGCTACTTCATTGCTACATTGCAGCTACTTTGTTTGGccatgtaagctgtttattgttgttcctaCAAAGAGTAAGTGTATATTATTCTTTAGCGTTGTGTTGTATAAAACTGGTGTTATAGATCTAATCCATTTACAGATGAATCTACAAGGCACAAatccttatttttgttgtatttgtgaATTGCAACTGGACTTCCCTCTATGGtatttcagcgcacttgtccctggttctgggtATGCACAtagttgtaagtcgctctggataagagcctgtatcgtattgtaatgtaatggtgtggtTTGGTGCATATATGTGCTGTCAGAACACAGGTGCAACAGCGCTGTCAGACTGGTCAGGCTGCATTGTAACAGTGTCGCAAATTTACAAACAAGTTTTGATCATATGGGTTAGTTCCCCCCATagaagttagctcaccatgttccaaacAGCGCAACGTTCATgacaaaaaacttaaaaaaaatgacTTCCCGATTacctttggtttttgtgtgtgtgtaaagtataattccttccgttttcataaaaacttggtacgagtcacatacacgatccatttcagcatacagtgataCGGTAATAGtgatccactgtgacattgtggtggggaagctgttgctaacaggAGACTACGAACTGGGCAGGCTTAGCTATTCGGTGGTGTTTGGACAAATCGTGAGCTAACGCAGTATTCTGAACACAGGGAAGTTGTGCagtcatttgtcattttctccataattattggtccaCTTCGCAGCAGTCAAGGTGTTTTAGAGTCTGAGGCAGTTAATAAGCAGCCATAATCATACACCACATTACTtgggagaaaaactaccattggaCGGACGTTAggttctggtggaagcggctgCTTGCGAATTGGTGCCGCCGTCAGCATGGAGTCAGGAAACAGAATGATGTGGTTACACCTTTCATCTCCGGCGCTGCTCAGAGACGGATGCTCATGCCACCGCGACGACGGGCAAAGCTGCACATTTCCCCATAGCTCTTTAAAAATTACATCATAACAACACTTTCACACTTCTGTACTaatataacaacaacaacacagagAAGGTAACAAACCTTCTCTATAGAAACCTTCGGTTTCATATGGTCCACAACAAAGTTGTTCTGTcgaggacaaaaaaaaacacattttatgcgACTTAAGTTGCTCTCAGATGTTTGATTTCTTTTAAGAAAAGGAAAGTGTACTTTCCTCAAGGCATTGTTCGGTTTACTTTCCATCATATATTAATGAGAGAAGATGAACACTACATGCGCTATATATTCGCCCAGAGACTGATGTTGTTATCTTTGTTGAGTGTAAGGTTATAGCTTTTGCACTATGGACTTTGTAAGGTTTTAGTTTTGGACTGTGGAGTTTGTAAGGTTTTAGTTTTGGACTATGGAGTGTGTGAGGTTATAGTTTTGGACTATGGAGTATTTAAGGTTATAACTTTGTTGCATTATGGAGTGTAAGATTATAGCTTTTGGACTTACATTGctttacattatttaaattgtGGTACTATCAATTTTTCAGCAATTGCCAAAATGAACTCTTTCATATCTAAGGCTGCTGTCTGATTATATATGATTCATTTATTGTTAAAGAAACTCTGATGAGCATTGTACTGGTGTCAGGTGGAGTCTTCACTATACTGTTCAGAGGGAGCTTGCAGAAGAGGACCTGAATAAGGAATGTGTTGCAGTATAATGAGTCCATAACCGTGTGTCTTTTTGGCATAATCTTCTGTATAAAAATAGCACATGGTCTTTTTGGCATAATTGTGTGTAAAAATTGTGGTCTTTTCAACGtaattttgtgtgtaaaaattgAATATGGTCTTTTTCGCAtaattttgtgtgtaaaaaCTGAATATGATCTTTTTGTGTTGGCATAACCGTGTGTGTAAAAATTGCATCTGGTCTTTTTGGCgtaatcgtgtgtgtgtgtaaaaattgCATCTGGTCTTTTTGGCgtaatcgtgtgtgtgtgtaaaaattgCATCTGGTCTTTTTGACAGAGTTGTCGTACATGGAGATGTGACGGGGACCCAGTCGCTCAGACCACGTCTTTTTCCGAGGGCTCTTATTCGTCCTGCCCCGCTCCGTGGAGATGGCGTAGACCGTGGGGGTGTATGTGCCTGTAcatctgtgcgtgcgtgttccTGTGTTCACAGCACACCATGTAGACCACGGACAGACATGTCAAGCTGTGAGTACAGCATATACTACAATATACTTGTAAACTGAAATTACTGTGAACTATCTCTTGAGGAACTATCCCTGTGAAGTCCGATGCCGAGGACTTTATGAGTGTCTAAAACTTTATGCATTTGTCATGGCGATCAGTGTAAATGTACTCCAAGCCTATTGCATTTCAGTGTGAATCTGTTATTGAGTTAGATTTCTAAATTAGCCTGTTATGACATATGTACATTGGCACAGGATTAACATAAACTTCGTAGACATTCTACCTTCTTCTGTCAGGCGATTTTACTGGAGATAAAAGTAGCTAATGGCATTTGTTGCACATTCCTTTCTGTTAATTCTTGTACTCTGGTATAAGCTATTTGGCcttatcaaataattattgtgaTATCTAGCATTCCATACCTTGGAGGAAAAGGCTTATTAGCTGCCATTTATACCATATTTGACGGTATTAAccgttttgctttgtttttgttttgttttttgcttttaagATAAAGGGAACCATTACGTCACATTTTCTAAATTACTTCATGGAATTAAACCAATTGCCTTCAAGTACGTTCCCCAGAAAATGCTGATGAACTTGTCTGATGTTTCTGTTAAATGTTGCTTTATCTGTTAATTTGAATCAAGATTCGAATCACATTTAATGACTTAAATGTGGGAACTGGAAGATTGTGTtccattttcttaaaaaaacgTAGCAAACATTTGGCAAGACACACCGAccaattttgttttgttccttGTCGTACATCAACAGTAAGAGTATGTAAATAACCCAGATTAGTTGATTATGCCAAGGTCTGTgcgctttcttcttcttctctacTTAAATAAAGGAGACCTGTTCTTCATCATCCAGTGCCTCACTTTTCAACACATTACCATCTCATCTTTCAACTCCAGGGCTCTGAATTGCACCTTTTTTGCATAACGGTACGTGATCTAAAGCGCTTCCACTGAGGTGCTTGCTGTGGAGGTGCAGTGGTGGACAGAAAGGGAAAAGCTTGGCGTGGGCTCCTCATCTGCTGGGGAAATCACTTCTGAACACCCCCCTACCCCCGTCAGTCTTCCACCTCCAGTTAAAACACTGGACATATGGAGGTCAGAGCCATGTATAGGGTTGATTAGAGCCTATGATTCAGATTCTCTCCCAGTAACACCTGTAATCTCTGTTTGTTTAGCAGTGCTGATTCCATCCGCTCTCTtgttcctggtcagggtcacttCTGTCGACGTAATAACCAGGGCTGAATAGGAATGACGCTAACACAATAATAGGAATAATGCTAACACAATAATAGGAATAACGCTAACACAATAATAGGAATAACGCCAACACAATAATAGGAATAACGCTAACACAATAATAGGAATAATGCTAATACAATATAATGAAGCTAAAGGCTTTAGAGAATTATGCTTTCCCTGCAACAGTGGTTGACCAATGGTAAAGGAAGGTAAGGGAACGAGCGCTGCATTTACAGCCAGACTATAACATCTCGAGTCCTACTCCTACCCTAGCACACTGTGATGATGTGCTTCAATTATTATCCAGCTGGGAAAAGTGCATAATAggcagagagcactttattaggtagaccagtacgccagcttgttaatgcaaatatttaatcagccaatcatgtggcagcaactaaatgcatggtCGAGAGATTAAGCTGTTAaaacgtcagaatggggaagaaaagtgattttgaccatggaatgattgttggtgccagacagggtggtttgaatgcCTCAGAagctgcttatctcctgggattttcacacatagtcTTTAGaattagcagagaatggtgggggaaaaacaaaaaacatccagtgagcagcagttctgcgggcaaaaatacCTTGTTGATTAATGAGAGGTTAGTGGAGATtagccagattggtcaaagctgacaggagggtgcCAGTAACATAAagaaccacacattacgacagtggtttgcagaagagcatctctgaacacacaatgcgtcaaacctcttaagtggataggctacagcggaAGAAGAACAATACGTCTAAATATAGTCTCATATATatcgaataaagtgctcactgagtgtacatttgcaAGTTGCTTTGCATAAGGCTGTCTGCATGGCAAATGTATACTGCACAGTTGATACGTTTGTATAAAAATGTGATGAAAAATATACTGCACCTTGCAATATGAAAACAGGCCTTTACAAAGCACACATCTTTAAACTACACAGAAAACACAGGAGATCTGTTGTCAGGGTTACAGTTCATGGTTATATCTGAAGACTAGGCAAACCAAAAATGCCTGAAGTTACAGCAACTGAACAAAGGTTTTCAAAGGAACTTTAGGTCTCCTATTCAACAAacgtacatttaaaaatatatttttaatgagcAGGAGGAGAAAACTTTGCCTTATTTTCTCGATACATCAAAAGAAGAAAGCAGAcctattgggggggggggggggatggtggtgggggggagg
This region of Conger conger chromosome 17, fConCon1.1, whole genome shotgun sequence genomic DNA includes:
- the LOC133116993 gene encoding SH2 domain-containing protein 1A-like, with translation MFHSIYYGKISREETERLLEKYGMEGSFLARDSESVPGAFCLCVRRASFVHTYRIYWCAEGWSIKTSPEVKMQSFETLDKLIDCCRRGASDKMAALLHPLDRRALPQAGPNKELSYMEM